The genomic region TTAAGTATATTTCTAATCTCAAACTATTATACAATCAAGTTTTTTGTACAATAGCTGTGTAATCAAATACCAAAAGTCATGAAAAAAACTTAAAACATTTATAGATGTATTTTATTAGATACTATATCAATGTATCCAGTTCTAAGTTATAATTCTTCGTGTTAagagatatagaaaagaaaaataaatccAATACAAAGAATTTAAAAATGATTCATTTTTTATTCTTTAACATTTGTTGAGTTAAAACTTAAAATATGATATAATGTTAAGAGTATTGATAAAGTACATATGGATTTTGGGCAATTTTTCATGACTTATGTAGTTTAATTGCTTGGCAATTGAACGAGAGGCTTGTCTGCATAGCAAATTTAAAAATTACTGTGCAATCAAGCTTCCCATCCAATCATCGTATAACCAAATTAACGAAAGTCATAAAAATTCTTAGAAAATAGAGATGTATTTTATTACTTACTATACCGATGTATGAAGTTTAAATTTTTAATCATTATATTTTAAGAGATATAAAAAACGTATTGATTCCATAATTTTTATATCTCTTAACTAAGATGAATTTAAACTTTAAATTTAATAAATTGGTAAAGTATATAATGAAATACATATAGTATTATTTCATAATTTTTTTGATTACACGAGAAGCTTGATGCGCAACATGTTTATTCCTTATTGAATATTGTATAGACTATTTTAAGTTGCCTAATTTATTCTCAACTTAGGCGTCACAATGCCTTCAATGTACGCTCTGGAAAATATGCGTAGTGCAACTTCGTCCCGTTGACATGTTATTAGGTTTGCTTTGATTTTAATTTTCTTGCGTGGATATTCACACGCATTATGTTTGCACCTTGTTGTGTAAGCGGACTAGCGGAGTTTGCAAAGTTCAGTTCATTCATATGGCCTATATTATTTTTTGTTTCTTTCTTGTTTTAGAATATGTGTTTTCTTGTTTCAGAATATGTGTCACTGTGTGTGGAGGCTGAAAGTCTCAACGAAGAAGATTCATATCTGCACCGACCACGAGCACAACCAGTTCCTCCAAGCTAAAAATGCAAGGTGAACGATTTCCCTTTGCGCTAAAAATTATATTTTCATTCATTCATTCAGGAAAAAAAAACCCAACTCCCTCCAAACTCGTCACAAATTTTATCAAGGCATAGAGGAATGATGCGCGGCGTCCGTGAGCAATCATCATAGGGCGCAGCGCGTGTGCTTGAACCGGAGCCACCGGTCCCTGAGGTCGAACTCCCAGAGGTGGTCCTGCTGCAGGATGTTGCCGATGACCGACACTCCGGGCCACGCGCCCTCCTGCACGCCGATGCACTTCACCCCGGGCGCCGCGTCGACGACGTAGCTCTTGGCCGGCGGCTGCAGGCGCGCGGACCCGGCGAAGCGCACCTCCAGCCCGGGGATCTCCAGCGCGGCGGCGGTCCAGTTGTAGCAGTACTCGAACGGGTCCATGGAGACCCTGGGCAGGCCGGCGAGGCGCTCGCTGAGGGCGGCGACCACGGCCCTGTACGCCGGGGTGGCGAGGACGGTGAGGCTGGTCCCGGAGTCGAGGATCGCGCCGCCGCCCCGGGCGACGTCCCACACGTCCGCGGGGATGTCGAGCGCCTCCCCGGCCACGTGCACGGCGTCGACCGCCACGGCGTAGAACGGGCTCATCCGGCGGTCGAGCAGCAGCGGCGTCCGCGCTGCGGcggaggaggagctgctggacGCCGCGGCGCCGCCCTCGGGCCCCGGCGGGCCGAAGGTGAGGTAGCTGGTGGCGTTGCGCGGGGCCAGGTGGTCGACGAGGCAGTAGGAGAAGCGGCCCCCGaagcgcgcggcggcgcgggacGCGAAGGAGATGTTGCTGTTGCCCAGGCTGAGCACGCCGTCCGAGGACTGGAAGCTCTGGCCGTCGTACGACGCGGTGCAGCCCAGCACGACGCCCTGCAGCTTCGCGCGCCTGCCGCCGCCGTCCCGGCTCTCGCTCCCGGACAGCGCGATGGTCGCGGAGTCGGTGCCCACCACGCCGCGCGCCGCCGAGCCGTCGTTGTACCTGCCGCGCCATTGCCACCACGTCAGCGCCAGGATCCGCCACCCGCGTGCAAGTAAAGATTCGGCCGCAACACGCTGTGCTGTACTATATTACGAATACGAAGGATAATAACGTGCTTATCGCTTTCATTGAACTCATAAAAAATGCATTATTTGCATTCGAATGGGGGACCCTGGTCTTTTTGGGAGGGCACCAAACCAAGAACTCTACTACTCATCTTCGATGCGGTCTGTACTTCGGAATCGTTTAGACAGCTGGGAAACGGAAAGATACGTCTCGTCATGAACTGTAAAGCTGAGCTCAACGAGTCCGCAAAGTGGCTGAAAAGAGTAATCCCAGCTCATACGATGGTTATGCCTGGGGCAGCCCGAGGCTAGCACGTCATTTTTTTTTCTCCATTCCAGTTGAGATGTTACCAAGTAGTACGGCGCATTTGACCAACTACTAACTAGCTGGAAAGTAGTAGTGCCCGACCGGTCAAAAGCTTAGCTGGTAAACGGGTGAATGACTGCATGGCTTTCTGCTGATGAATCAGCCAACGCGTTGGCTAGGTCATGCTACACTGTGACACTGTTTACCGCAGTAGCATCAGAAGACAACGAAGCGCGCTGGCAAGTTTCAAAGACCATGGGCATCGGAGCCAGACAGGAACGCGGGCTGGGCCGGGACCGGTAAATTTAAATGTGTGCGTGCCCCTCCCGGCTCCCGCTCTACCGTCCCGGCCGCAACCAGCAGAAGACCTCAACAACATTAACGGCGCATCCAATTTGGCAGCCTGGACCTGGACAACCTCGACCCGTACAGCATGTGGTTGGTCAAACCCTAGAACCTACTCTGCTGTCGCCGTGAGTCGTGTACTCTACTCTAGCAAGTATCTGAATGTCTCGCTCGGCTCAAGTAACTTCGTAGGAGAGGAAGTGAAGTGCAAGTTGAGTAAAGCACAAGGCGCATGGAGATGGCTCCCAGTCAGCGAAACTCGTGTCCGCGGCGGTAGCAACCCCATCGAGCAGAAGCAGAGCCTTGCTGCCGGGCTACGCAATTGAATCCCGCGCTCTGTCATGCCGCGGCGAgaccggcagcagcagcaggaggaggaggacgagcgcggtaaaaaaagaaaaagagcttCGCGAGTAATGGCGCGCGCGAGATCCCCCGAGGCCCCGACCCACCCGCCCACCAACCGGCACTTCAAGCCGCTGCGGCGCTGCCTGTTTGGGAAGTTGGGTTGGGAAGCCAGCCAGGCCGGCCGTGTCGCGCACGGAGTACGGAACCGGAGCCAGCCACCAGCGTGACGATCCGGTGGAGTGAGGAGCACGTGTGCGTGTCAGTGGGTCGAGCGGCACGAGGCGATCGATCGGCGGAGGGCAATGGGCAATCGGGGAGTACTGACCGGTAGTCGTAGGCGCAGGGGCTGGCCGGCGACGAGCAGTTGGCGAGGGAGAAGGGCACGTAGGAGGTGCACGTGTCGGAGGAGCACGCGATGGGGGCCCACGACCTGGACGCGGCGGCGCGGAACACCCGCCGCGGCGCATCGCCGGTCCCGTCGCCGGCGCCGCTGCACTTGACCCAGGTGAGGTCGCTGCCGGTGTCCGCCACCAGCACGAACGGCTGCGCGGGGGTGCCCACGCGGAACCGCACGAAGTACTGGCCCGTGCCGGTGTAGGCCCCCGACGAGAGCGGCATGGCGAACGCGGACGCGGACGCGGACGCGCCCACCTCGGCGGCGCGGCGCCCGCGGGTGCGGGACGCCGCCAGCAGCTGCGACCGGATGTACGCGTGGCGGCGCGCGTCGTCCCTCGCGCGGTCGGGCAGGGACGCGCCCGGCGCGGCGGGAACGAGCTCCagccgcggccgcggccgcggccgcgccGGCTTTCCCCGCCTCCCGTGCGCCTGGTGTCGCGCgccgctcgccgccgccgccgacgacgaCGCCAGGACGAGCAGCGCTAGCAGCAGGTGGCCGCGCGACGCCATTTCTTTGATCCTTGTTTCACTTCCCGGCCCTCCTTGCTTGCTCGTGCTCCGATCCCCTTCACGCCGCGTCCCTCACACCGTCACACGACGGCAGCAGTGGCCAGCGCAGACCCACGGGGTTCTTCTGCTACGCACTGGGAAGAGGAGCAGCAGCGCCCATTTTCGCCTCCGCGCGCCACCTCTCCGCACGAGCTTTCTCTCGCGTCGTCGCGTGCTCGTATTCGAACTCGAaggcgaagaagaagaagaggtggctGGAGCAGAGCTTTTTGGTTGCGTCCGTGACGGCGAGGGGAGCGAGACCGAGACGGCGTCTTTTATAAACGGGAAAACAAAAACAAAAGCCGCTGGCTGGCGCTGCGCACGCTGCCCGTGGATAAAACGCGGTCGGGGGTCGTGCCTTGTGCGCGCTTCGTTGGCGTTTGGCAGGCGTGATTGATTGCCGGGTCGGGCGCTGCGTGCCCAGTTCCCGCAGGGGTTCGGTCCGATCGGGTTTCTGAGACGAGGAGGATTTGCTCGCTGTCCCGTGGGCCAGGCTATGGGCTCGGCCGTTTCTAGTTGGCACTTGGCAGCCATGACCATGTGTGTGGGTCTCACTTCTAATCCATATCCATCCGTGGCTCGGCTCCGGGACGAACTGGATCAGAAAGACATGCTTGTTTGTATTTTTATTATTTTGTTTAGATTTTCTAAGGAAAGGCGTTGTGTTCTTCGCGGAGTATTTACAGAAATGCAGGATCGCCAGCCTGCTCGCTCTGTTGGCGGCTGCTGAGTCCCGGTTGGCGGTTGCGTTGCTGAACTTTAATTGAGCCTCGACCTTTTATCTACCTGGACTATGATCAGCTCTGAGCTCTCATCATTTGGATCCACGCACGCACGCGCGCGCCGTCATGATTCGCCTTTGGTGTCCCGCCAGCGTACGTTAAATCGAGCGGGTGATCATGCTTCATCGCCCTTGCATTGCCCTTCTATGGTCGGTTTTTTTTTTCTGGCCAGCTTTTCTTACAATGTGAGAAGAATCTAAATATTTTTAGGATTATGTGTTGATAAAGATGGAGTGGACCAAAGCGTTCAAGATCATGTATTTTTACTATCACGACGACTCGATCGATTTTGTGTTTATATTGAGTTTAGATAGTTTTTTTTATGAAGATGTTTTTTTTTATAAAAACGGACTGAAAAACTAGTACGTTTAACAGTACGTACAGCTTTTGGTGCCCAGTAAATCTCGCGGCATGCACCATCGCTAGTGCAGTTTTGTTGCCCGGCCCTCCACACTTCGTTTATCCAACGTGCCTCGACCTGAACTCCTGCAGGTTTTCTGAACTGCGATTCCTTGGTATGGGCCGACCAGCGACTGAAACTGTATTACAAACTGGCTTGTTAGGTTAGCTTGCTCCACCAAAACTTACCCTGTATCGATCGTCACAAACTGGCATGCAGCGGCTTATTAGGTTATTAGCTTGCTCTACTGAACTTACCCGGCCGGTCAGGGTTCTGTTAATTATTGCCAGCTACTTGCATGTTTCTCCAGGTATCGCTCGCTAGCTGCGTCAGCGATTGCGTGCATGCATGCATCCGAGTTCCCGAGTAGAATGTCAGGACGACGACTGGTGGCAACTTGGGCAGTTGCCGGAACGACGAACTCGGAACTAACCTGTCTGCCCACATGGCCATGCATTCCGGCGCCAACCACATGGCCGCCGAATCGCAAATAGAAAACGAGGCGCGGCAGGGATATGATTCCTTCTTGCGTTCCCGAGCGCGGATGGATGAATCCATTTGACCACCGCATGGTTTGGTGCCGTGCTGGCTGCATTTTCCTTTGGAAGACGGGAGCGAGCACGCGTTTAGGCTAGTCTGTCGTGCAAGCAAGGATTGGCTGGTGCCTACAGGTCCTTCTTCAGAAGTGGAAGAAGCTTTGTACAGCAGATTACAGCTTGGATCGGAGACGGTCTATGTGGCGTGAAGCTTCCAAGCCAACTATACGCCTATACACAAGTACAGGAAGTGTGATTTTTTTCCTTGGCAGATTGCAGATGCATAGCCCCTGCAGGATCTTGGCTTTGGTTGGATAGACTTCTTGTAGGTGTCTATAGCACAGTGGAGACAAGCTTAACTTGTTGCACACCGTCACCTAAGatgcgagagagggagaggaggtagAACGATAGGTCATGATGATTATATGTGCATACAGAGGTGCTAGAGAACTAAAATTCTGAACAACGGGAACCAAGAGTAACAGCTCAAATTAGTATACATTATCACTCGGTGCTAGGTAGTAGGTAGGGGTAGTTGTTTATTCACAATAATTTAGAAATCTTAAAACCTTGTTCGGTTGCGTCTGGATCAAAGATGATCGAGGGAGGTTAAATCtatttctattcaattttgactaggAAGAGATTTAATCCCTTTCAATCCATTTCGATCCAGACACAACCGATCAAGTCTaaataattttagtttaaaataaataaaaatagagcTCGACCCTAATCCGAGTTAAtttttaaattttatagtgtaaaatctaGAGTCCCTTACCACCCCATAGATAGGTAGAGCATGGGTACACCAAGTAATGTTCACACCGATATAGAGAGTTTAATTAGATTTAATAAATTCCTCTCGATTTTTAGTCTTCGTCTGtgcaattagttttataattaaattATATTTGATATCCATAATTATCATTTAAACATCCAATGTGATAAAGACTAACCTTTAGGCggtgaaaccaaacacccctaaatTGACCTCTCAACAATGCAACAATTATTTCAGCCTCCAAAATAACCTCAAAATATCTAATCAAGATATAAATTTGATACTTACGTTTTTTTATACGAAACCATTATATTTAGAACTATGCTGCCTAACGTGAATCCCCCACACCCCGCACACACATCAAAGAACACACACGAAGGAGTGAGAAGTCACTGGGACCCAACATAATTGGTTAATAAAGTTGTCTTTCAAAGCAGGAACTAAACTATACTTGCTCATGCTAATTGTCGAAGGCAGAAGCCTTCACTGTGTCAGCAACTTCAAGTATTTGGATCACGTTTGAATCACAGGGCCTAAAAGTCCAGGTACCAACTGGATGTTCGTCTATCTGGCCCAAACTGAAAACAGCCCAATCAGGTACCTCCTGCCCAGTGACTCGACAGTCTCGACTCCACTAGAGCGGCGTTGTCTGTTGGT from Zea mays cultivar B73 chromosome 6, Zm-B73-REFERENCE-NAM-5.0, whole genome shotgun sequence harbors:
- the LOC103630716 gene encoding aspartic proteinase NANA, chloroplast translates to MASRGHLLLALLVLASSSAAAASGARHQAHGRRGKPARPRPRPRLELVPAAPGASLPDRARDDARRHAYIRSQLLAASRTRGRRAAEVGASASASAFAMPLSSGAYTGTGQYFVRFRVGTPAQPFVLVADTGSDLTWVKCSGAGDGTGDAPRRVFRAAASRSWAPIACSSDTCTSYVPFSLANCSSPASPCAYDYRYNDGSAARGVVGTDSATIALSGSESRDGGGRRAKLQGVVLGCTASYDGQSFQSSDGVLSLGNSNISFASRAAARFGGRFSYCLVDHLAPRNATSYLTFGPPGPEGGAAASSSSSSAAARTPLLLDRRMSPFYAVAVDAVHVAGEALDIPADVWDVARGGGAILDSGTSLTVLATPAYRAVVAALSERLAGLPRVSMDPFEYCYNWTAAALEIPGLEVRFAGSARLQPPAKSYVVDAAPGVKCIGVQEGAWPGVSVIGNILQQDHLWEFDLRDRWLRFKHTRCAL